One window of the Zea mays cultivar B73 chromosome 3, Zm-B73-REFERENCE-NAM-5.0, whole genome shotgun sequence genome contains the following:
- the LOC100381439 gene encoding exonuclease 1-like isoform X4, which produces MGIQGLLPQLKSIMAPISAVELRGQTVAVDTYSWLHKGALSCGDRLCKGIPTTRHIEYCMHRVNMLRHFGVRPILVFDGGLLPIKSYQEGKRARSRKENLERAREHEAAGNSRAAFECYQKAVDITPRIASELIEVLKKENVNYIVAPYEADAQMTFLSVNKLVDAVITEDSDLIPFGCSRIIFKMDKFGQGVEFQITRLEQNRELDFNGFTRQMLLEMCILSGCDYLPSLPGMGVKRAHALIQKLKCHEKVIKHLRYGAVSVPPQYEEDFKKAIWAFKFQRVYDPATEDIIHLSSVPQSLIEDLEFLGPWLPQNIAKGIALGNIDPLTKEPFEINPECSAPSVHKVCPTREPIAPSNGRKKLDLPVQKNILTNYFCLASLEAKRKFRAPKVTHKQQILNEALPSPQAQGSATSDSVEDTRLPTDRIQASQCSSEHLSSEPPQNDPISVGSQCSSERFSCEYPLDDSANISQCSSLDGGSDPPYKDTGNKDRKVEAGYDNKNRIPTSPCIMGNLPWTSEPFLVPHNVGPSIPVQHYTESTVASNNNGITVSSYFKTANKRICTDQGDQLDDDYDVSTGNLCGDQLRKSGMLKRRKLSGIQKFEDETLQPIHSDDSPPFVDEGQDTDDPDDTNIRTEGRFGCNVSHVNTYSGIAEKSMDKFAALISSFRYPGPRASGLRAPLKDVKNTLSVRSILKAPEKDTFRRTAKKTGLGPPSKSRYTSDDKGSAASPPDISAFAYRPMKTVASDQGKTTAAVGRLNGSRFRETAPKATGGTSRSQFK; this is translated from the exons atgGGGATCCAGGGGCTGCTGCCGCAGTTGAAGTCAATCATGGCGCCCATTAGCGCGGTGGAGCTGCGGGGCCAGACGGTGGCTGTTGACACCTATTCCTGGCTCCACAAGGGCGCTCTATCCTGCGGCGACCGCCTCTGCAAGGGCATCCCCACCACCAG GCATATTGAATATTGCATGCATCGGGTTAACATGTTGCGGCATTTTGGTGTCAGACCAATTCTTGTATTTGATGGAGGCCTTCTGCCAATAAAGAGCTATCAAGAGGGGAAGCGAGCAAG GTCAAGAAAGGAAAACCTTGAGCGTGCCAGGGAACATGAGGCTGCTGGGAACTCACGTGCTGCTTTTGAGTGCTATCAGAAGGCTGTTGACATTACACCTAGAATTGCTTCTGAACTGATTGAG GTACTGAAGAAAGAAAATGTTAATTATATTGTTGCACCTTATGAAGCAGATGCGCAAATGACATTCTTATCTGTTAATAAACTTGTTGATGCTGTGATCACTGAGGATTCAGATTTGATACCATTTGGTTGTTCTAGA ATTATTTTCAAAATGGACAAATTTGGGCAAGGTGTTGAATTTCAGATTACACGCCTAGAGCAAAACAGAGAGCTTGACTTTAATGGATTCACAAGACAGATGTTACTTGAGATGTGTATTTTAAGTGGCTGTGACTATCTCCCCTCATTGCCAGGAATGGGCGTTAAACGAGCTCATGCACTCATCCAAAAGCTGAAGTGTCACGAAAAG GTGATCAAGCACCTGAGGTATGGTGCTGTTTCTGTTCCACCTCAATATGAAGAGGACTTCAAGAAAGCAATCTGGGCATTTAAGTTCCAAAGGGTCTACGATCCTGCTACAGAAGATATTATTCATTTGTCAAGTGTGCCTCAAAGCCTCATTGAAGATTTGGAATTTTTAGGCCC ATGGTTACCACAGAATATTGCCAAAGGCATTGCTCTAGGGAACATTGATCCACTCACGAAGGAACCATTCGAG ATCAATCCAGAGTGCAGTGCACCTTCTGTTCATAAGGTTTGTCCAACCAGAGAGCCTATTGCACCTTCAAATGGGAGGAAGAAACTAGATTTGCCTGTGCAGAAAAATATATTGACCAACTATTTCT GCTTAGCATCCCTTGAGGCAAAACGGAAATTCAGGGCGCCTAAAGTAACACATAAGCAACAAATATTGAATGAAGCTTTGCCTAGCCCTCAAGCTCAAGGCTCTGCTACCTCTGATTCAGTTGAAGATACTAGGTTGCCAACAGATCGCATTCAAGCTTCTCAATGTAGTTCTGAGCATTTAAGCTCTGAACCTCCTCAAAATGACCCAATCAGTGTTGGCTCTCAGTGTAGTTCTGAGCGTTTCAGCTGTGAGTACCCCCTCGATGATTCAGCCAACATTTCACAATGTAGTTCACTTGATGGTGGTAGTGATCCTCCTTACAAGGATACTGGCAATAAAGACAGAAAG GTTGAGGCTGGCTACGACAACAAAAATAGAATACCTACAAGTCCTTGCATAATGG GAAATTTACCCTGGACATCAGAGCCATTTTTAGTTCCCCATAACGTGGGACCATCTATACCAGTTCAACATTATACTGAAAGCACTGTGGCCTCTAATAATAATGGCATTACCGTAAGTTCATACTTCAAAACAGCAAACAAGAGAATTTGCACAGATCAAGGAGACCAGTTAGATGATGACTATGATGTTAGTACTGGTAATCTTTGTGGAGATCAACTGAGGAAATCTGGCATGTTGAAGAGAAGAAAGCTTTCTGGCATCCAAAAGTTTGAAGAT GAAACTTTACAGCCGATTCATTCTGACGATAGTCCACCATTCGTTGATGAAG GTCAAGATACAGATGATCCTGACGATACAAATATAAGAACTGAAGGAAGATTTGGATGCAATGTTTCCCATGTGAATACATACAGTGGAATTGCAGAAAAATCAATGGATAAGTTTGCTGCATTGATATCATCTTTCAGATACCCCGGCCCCCGTGCCAGTGGCCTTCGTGCTCCTTTAAAGGATGTGAAAAACACACTTTCTGTGAG ATCTATTCTTAAAGCTCCAGAAAAAGACACATTCAGACGCACAGCAAAGAAAACAGGTCTAGGCCCCCCTTCAAAAAGCAGATATACAAGTGATGATAAGGGAAGTGCTGCCAGCCCCCCTGATATTAGCGCATTTGCTTATAGGCCTATGAAAACTGTTGCTTCTGACCAAGGCAAAACCACAG CTGCAGTCGGACGTTTGAATGGGAGCAGATTCAGAGAGACCGCACCGAAAGCAACTGGAGGGACTTCTAGGAGCCAGTTCAAATAG